One window from the genome of Pararhizobium gei encodes:
- the miaA gene encoding tRNA (adenosine(37)-N6)-dimethylallyltransferase MiaA, translated as MMKNLETGQDAILITGPTASGKSALAVEMAKRHGGVVINADSMQVYDTLHVLTARPSDDDMQDIPHHLYGHVPASQLYSTGEWLRDVGALLGAVRGAGRIPVFVGGTGLYFKALTGGLSDMPAIPPAVRDTVRGRLHDEGPEALHAVLAAIDPATAASLRPGDGQRIARALEVFATTGQSIRVFQAQQGPMTIAADRALKLVVLPERQLLRQRIDRRFAQMLKQGAVEEVEKLLSLGLHPDMPAMKAIGVPQITAMLGGTMTEAKVVETASAATRQYAKRQMTWFRNQLDESWHRLDPASV; from the coding sequence ATGATGAAAAACCTTGAAACGGGACAGGATGCGATCCTGATAACCGGGCCGACTGCCAGCGGCAAGTCCGCTCTTGCAGTCGAGATGGCGAAACGGCACGGCGGTGTCGTCATCAATGCCGACAGCATGCAGGTCTACGACACGCTGCATGTGCTGACCGCGCGCCCGTCCGACGACGATATGCAGGATATCCCGCATCATCTCTATGGTCATGTTCCGGCTTCGCAGCTTTATTCCACCGGCGAATGGCTCCGTGATGTGGGCGCGCTCCTTGGCGCCGTGCGTGGCGCCGGGCGAATTCCGGTTTTCGTCGGGGGGACCGGATTGTACTTCAAGGCGCTCACCGGCGGGCTTTCGGATATGCCGGCAATCCCACCGGCCGTTCGTGACACAGTAAGGGGGCGTTTGCACGACGAAGGGCCGGAGGCCTTGCATGCCGTGCTTGCGGCAATCGATCCCGCAACGGCGGCCAGCTTGCGACCGGGAGACGGCCAGAGGATCGCCCGCGCGCTTGAGGTTTTTGCCACGACCGGACAATCGATTCGCGTTTTTCAAGCGCAGCAAGGCCCTATGACCATCGCTGCTGATCGCGCCCTGAAACTCGTCGTCCTGCCGGAGCGCCAGCTTCTGCGCCAGCGCATCGACAGGCGATTCGCGCAGATGCTAAAACAAGGTGCGGTAGAGGAGGTTGAAAAGCTGCTCTCCCTCGGCCTTCACCCGGACATGCCGGCCATGAAAGCGATCGGCGTGCCGCAGATAACAGCCATGCTGGGGGGAACGATGACCGAGGCGAAGGTCGTCGAAACCGCGTCGGCGGCAACACGGCAATATGCAAAGCGGCAGATGACCTGGTTCCGGAACCAGCTGGATGAAAGCTGGCACCGTCTCGACCCGGCCAGTGTCTGA
- the serB gene encoding phosphoserine phosphatase SerB — protein MAFVATLVANPSNPVLTPAIAEEAAAAVNASGLYWLADGVACDIALRDGSNPDWQEALLRGVVGDLPIDVVVQTAETRRKKLLIADMDSTMIGQECIDELAAEVGLKDKVSAITARAMNGEIAFEPALIERVALLKGLPVTVVGDVIDRRITLTPGGRELIATMKAKGYYTALVSGGFTVFTGPIGEMLGFDENRANILLEEGGYLTGAVAEPILGKQAKVDALVDITTRLGISTAEALAVGDGANDLGMLHLAGSGVALHAKPIVSSQVNIRIDHADLTALLYIQGYRKTDFAA, from the coding sequence ATGGCCTTCGTTGCCACGCTTGTTGCCAATCCGTCAAATCCCGTTCTGACGCCGGCGATCGCCGAGGAAGCCGCCGCTGCCGTCAATGCGTCCGGCCTGTACTGGCTGGCCGACGGGGTTGCCTGCGATATCGCGCTCAGGGACGGCAGCAATCCGGACTGGCAGGAAGCGCTGCTGCGCGGCGTCGTCGGCGACCTGCCGATCGACGTCGTGGTGCAGACGGCTGAAACGCGGCGCAAGAAGCTGCTGATCGCCGATATGGACTCGACCATGATCGGCCAGGAGTGCATCGACGAACTGGCGGCGGAAGTCGGACTGAAGGACAAGGTCTCGGCAATCACCGCGCGTGCCATGAATGGCGAGATCGCCTTCGAGCCGGCGCTGATCGAGCGCGTCGCCCTGCTCAAAGGTTTGCCCGTTACGGTCGTCGGCGATGTCATCGACCGGCGGATCACGCTGACACCGGGTGGCAGGGAACTCATCGCGACGATGAAGGCCAAAGGCTATTACACCGCTCTCGTCTCGGGCGGCTTCACTGTCTTTACCGGCCCGATCGGCGAAATGCTGGGTTTCGATGAAAACCGCGCCAATATCCTTCTCGAGGAAGGCGGATACCTGACCGGCGCGGTAGCGGAGCCAATCCTTGGGAAACAAGCCAAAGTCGATGCTCTGGTGGACATCACGACCAGGCTCGGCATCTCGACGGCCGAGGCCCTTGCTGTCGGCGATGGCGCCAACGATCTTGGCATGCTGCATCTGGCCGGATCGGGCGTCGCCCTGCATGCGAAGCCCATCGTTTCCTCGCAGGTAAACATCCGCATCGATCATGCCGACCTGACCGCCCTTCTCTACATTCAGGGCTACCGGAAGACGGATTTCGCGGCCTGA
- a CDS encoding Do family serine endopeptidase, whose translation MVSIARAQTTAPARIQQGPDSVADLAAGLLDAVVNISTSQNVKNDDQAPAPQVPEGSPFQDFFDEFFKGQTGEGGGRPRTVDSLGSGFVIDPTGFIVTNNHVIEGADDIEVNFANGSKLKAKLIGTDTKTDLALLKVEPKRPLTAVPFGDSRQMRIGDWVMAIGNPFGLGGTVTVGIISARGRNINAGPYDNFIQTDAAINKGNSGGPLFNMKGEVIGINTAIISPTGGSIGIGFSVPTELAQNVIGQLREFGETHRGWLGVRIQPVTDDIAESLKMETPKGALIAGIIKGGPVDGGAILTGDVIVRFDGRDVVEMRDLPRAVAESPVGKAVDVVIIRDGKEMTVKVTLGRLEDGEELAQADAAPTTPSPEGGDEVAPPATALPVSDSVLGMKLVPLDAAARKSYGIVETVEGVVVSEVAPQSVAAERRIAVGDVIVEIGQEAMKTPQDVSARIDKLKGDGRRNALLMIANTTGELRFVTVRME comes from the coding sequence ATGGTTTCCATCGCCCGCGCCCAGACGACGGCACCGGCAAGGATCCAGCAAGGCCCTGATTCCGTAGCCGATCTGGCAGCCGGCTTGCTCGACGCCGTGGTCAATATTTCCACATCCCAGAACGTGAAAAACGACGACCAGGCGCCGGCGCCGCAGGTGCCGGAAGGGTCGCCCTTCCAGGATTTCTTCGATGAATTCTTCAAGGGGCAGACCGGGGAGGGCGGAGGACGACCGCGGACAGTCGATTCACTGGGATCCGGCTTCGTCATCGATCCCACTGGCTTCATCGTCACGAACAATCATGTCATCGAAGGTGCTGATGATATCGAGGTCAATTTTGCCAATGGCAGCAAGCTTAAGGCCAAGCTGATCGGCACTGACACCAAGACCGATCTTGCGCTGCTCAAGGTCGAGCCGAAACGCCCGCTGACGGCGGTTCCTTTCGGCGATTCCCGCCAGATGCGGATCGGCGACTGGGTGATGGCAATCGGCAATCCTTTCGGACTTGGCGGCACCGTGACGGTCGGGATCATTTCGGCGCGCGGGCGCAATATCAATGCCGGTCCCTATGACAATTTCATCCAGACGGATGCGGCCATCAACAAGGGCAATTCCGGCGGGCCTCTCTTCAACATGAAAGGCGAGGTCATCGGCATCAACACGGCGATCATTTCGCCAACAGGGGGATCGATCGGCATCGGCTTTTCGGTGCCGACGGAACTGGCGCAGAATGTCATCGGCCAATTGCGGGAATTCGGCGAGACGCATCGCGGCTGGCTCGGCGTGAGAATACAGCCCGTCACGGACGATATCGCCGAAAGCCTGAAGATGGAGACACCGAAAGGTGCCCTGATCGCCGGCATTATCAAAGGCGGGCCTGTCGATGGCGGAGCAATTCTGACCGGCGACGTGATCGTCAGGTTCGATGGCCGGGACGTGGTGGAGATGCGCGATCTGCCGCGCGCCGTTGCCGAAAGCCCGGTTGGCAAGGCCGTCGATGTCGTGATCATCCGCGATGGCAAGGAGATGACGGTCAAGGTGACGCTCGGCCGGCTCGAGGACGGCGAGGAACTGGCGCAGGCAGATGCCGCGCCGACGACGCCATCGCCGGAAGGAGGCGACGAGGTCGCGCCGCCGGCAACAGCCCTGCCTGTCTCCGATTCGGTTCTGGGCATGAAGCTTGTGCCGCTGGATGCGGCTGCCCGCAAGAGCTATGGTATCGTCGAGACAGTCGAAGGGGTCGTGGTGTCGGAGGTCGCGCCCCAGTCGGTTGCGGCGGAGCGACGGATTGCAGTCGGGGACGTGATTGTCGAAATCGGCCAGGAAGCGATGAAGACGCCGCAGGATGTCTCGGCCAGGATCGACAAGCTGAAGGGGGATGGTCGCCGCAACGCTTTGCTGATGATCGCCAACACCACCGGCGAACTGCGGTTCGTGACGGTGCGGATGGAATAG
- a CDS encoding ACT domain-containing protein gives MTHKLLIRLVDAEYAITRLNIGTPLPEWLVGAGFWAVSSSREEMTLVCRAARIPSTIQSSGGWRCFRIEQHFKFDVPGVLASVLNPLSDAGVGIFANSTFSTDYIFIIGSDLDKAVAALKAHGHEIMV, from the coding sequence ATGACACATAAATTGCTGATCCGCCTCGTGGACGCAGAATATGCGATTACCAGGCTCAATATCGGGACACCGCTGCCGGAATGGCTCGTCGGCGCCGGTTTCTGGGCGGTATCCAGTTCCCGCGAGGAGATGACGCTGGTCTGCCGTGCAGCGCGCATCCCATCCACGATCCAATCCTCCGGCGGATGGCGTTGCTTCCGGATCGAACAGCATTTCAAGTTCGACGTGCCAGGCGTGCTCGCCTCCGTTCTCAACCCGCTGTCGGATGCCGGTGTCGGAATTTTTGCTAATTCGACGTTCAGCACGGACTATATCTTCATCATAGGCTCGGACCTCGACAAGGCCGTCGCGGCGCTGAAGGCCCATGGCCACGAGATCATGGTCTGA
- the hflC gene encoding protease modulator HflC, with translation MNNRLPYILIGLALVLMVVYSSVFIVNQRQQAVVVRFGEIRDVKTEPGLYFKLPFGFMDADRVQYVEKQALRFDLDNIRVQVSGGKFYEVDAFVVYKIFDARRFRETVSGDRESAESRLRTRLDASLRRVYGLRGFESALSDERASMMREVRADLKTDAESLGLQIEDVRIRRTDLTQEVSQQTFDRMKAERLAEAELIRARGNEQGQRRRAIADRQVVEFVAEAQRDSEILRGEGEAERTKVFADAFARDPQFFEFYRSMAAYGAAIASPDTTLVLSPDSEFFRYFNSSDGTAKSPSVQPTAGIPAAQ, from the coding sequence ATGAACAACCGTCTTCCTTACATCCTGATCGGCCTCGCGCTTGTGCTGATGGTCGTCTATTCGTCGGTCTTCATCGTCAATCAGCGGCAGCAGGCCGTCGTGGTTCGCTTCGGTGAAATCCGCGACGTGAAGACAGAGCCCGGCCTTTATTTCAAGCTTCCCTTCGGTTTCATGGATGCGGACCGCGTCCAGTATGTCGAAAAGCAGGCCCTGCGCTTTGACCTCGACAATATCCGCGTCCAGGTTTCTGGCGGCAAATTCTATGAAGTTGACGCCTTCGTCGTCTACAAGATCTTCGACGCCCGCCGTTTCCGCGAAACCGTTTCCGGGGATCGGGAATCGGCAGAATCGCGCCTGCGCACCCGTCTCGATGCGTCGCTACGCCGGGTTTATGGTCTGCGCGGCTTTGAATCGGCATTGTCCGACGAACGTGCGTCCATGATGCGGGAAGTCCGTGCCGACCTCAAGACCGACGCCGAGTCGCTCGGCCTGCAGATCGAGGACGTCCGGATTCGCCGCACCGATCTGACGCAGGAAGTGTCGCAGCAGACGTTTGACCGGATGAAGGCCGAGCGTTTGGCGGAAGCCGAACTGATCCGTGCCCGCGGCAACGAACAGGGCCAGCGTCGTCGAGCGATCGCCGATCGCCAGGTGGTCGAGTTCGTCGCCGAGGCACAGCGTGATTCGGAAATCCTGCGAGGCGAGGGCGAAGCGGAGCGGACCAAGGTGTTTGCGGATGCTTTTGCCCGTGATCCGCAGTTCTTCGAATTCTACCGCTCGATGGCCGCCTATGGCGCGGCAATCGCCAGCCCGGACACAACGCTGGTTCTATCGCCAGATTCGGAGTTCTTCCGCTACTTCAACAGCTCCGACGGCACCGCGAAGTCGCCATCCGTGCAGCCCACGGCTGGAATACCGGCTGCGCAGTAA
- the hflK gene encoding FtsH protease activity modulator HflK → MPWSNQNGGGGGPWGGGGGGSGGGGNKGPWGQGPNRPRGGGGGRGNGGPPDLEEIFRRGQDQLKSVVPGGFNGGVVAIIGLLLVGFVLINSIYTVQPDERGVEMRFGKPKEEVSMPGLHYHFWPLETVEMVKITEQQQNIGSKSGLGNQAAAGLMLSGDQNIVNVQFSVLFSVTDPKAYLFNVENPAQTLQQVAESAMREVVGRRPAQDIFRDNRQAIAADVKTTIQATMDTYGAGISVNTVAIEDAAPPREVADAFDEVQRAEQDEDRFVEESNQYSNQVLGRARGQAAQIREEAAAYKGRVVKEAQGEAQRFISVYDAYAQAPDVTRKRLYLETMQNVMGKSKKVILDEQNGQGVLPYLPLNEIGKPAQSGGAQ, encoded by the coding sequence ATGCCCTGGAGCAATCAGAACGGCGGCGGTGGTGGTCCTTGGGGCGGCGGCGGCGGTGGCAGCGGTGGCGGTGGAAACAAGGGTCCCTGGGGCCAGGGGCCGAACCGTCCGCGTGGCGGCGGCGGTGGCAGGGGCAATGGCGGGCCGCCGGATCTGGAAGAGATCTTCCGACGCGGGCAGGACCAGCTGAAAAGCGTCGTTCCCGGCGGCTTCAACGGCGGTGTCGTTGCGATTATCGGGCTCTTGCTCGTCGGTTTCGTGCTGATCAATTCGATCTACACCGTCCAGCCGGATGAACGCGGTGTGGAGATGCGCTTCGGCAAGCCCAAGGAAGAAGTTTCCATGCCGGGCCTTCACTACCATTTCTGGCCGCTCGAGACCGTCGAGATGGTCAAGATCACTGAGCAGCAGCAGAATATCGGCAGCAAATCGGGTCTCGGCAACCAGGCGGCGGCAGGCCTGATGCTGTCCGGCGACCAGAACATCGTCAATGTCCAGTTTTCCGTGCTGTTTTCCGTGACCGACCCGAAAGCCTATCTGTTCAATGTCGAGAACCCGGCCCAGACGCTGCAGCAGGTCGCTGAAAGCGCCATGCGCGAGGTTGTCGGACGTCGTCCGGCGCAGGATATTTTCCGCGACAACCGTCAGGCGATCGCAGCCGATGTGAAAACAACCATCCAGGCGACCATGGACACTTATGGTGCCGGCATTTCGGTCAACACCGTGGCGATCGAGGACGCAGCTCCGCCGCGCGAAGTGGCTGACGCGTTCGACGAGGTGCAGCGCGCCGAACAGGACGAAGACCGGTTCGTCGAAGAATCCAACCAGTACTCGAACCAGGTTCTCGGCCGTGCGCGCGGCCAGGCCGCCCAGATCCGCGAAGAGGCCGCCGCCTACAAGGGCCGGGTCGTCAAGGAAGCACAGGGTGAAGCGCAGCGGTTCATCTCCGTCTATGACGCTTATGCCCAGGCGCCGGATGTGACGCGCAAGCGGCTCTATCTGGAAACCATGCAGAACGTGATGGGTAAATCGAAGAAGGTCATTCTCGACGAGCAGAACGGTCAGGGCGTGCTTCCCTATCTCCCGCTCAATGAAATCGGCAAGCCCGCGCAGTCGGGAGGGGCCCAGTAA
- a CDS encoding glutathione S-transferase family protein produces the protein MLTLFHAPQSRSGRILWLLEELGAEYNVRYVSIRRFDGSGGPDETNPHPHKQVPALLHDGELVTESTAITQYLTELFPDSGMGRPLGHPERGAYLSWLAYYAGVIEPMGTAFLSGLAQNNANLARGYEDMCAHVVATLDRHPFLLGDKVSGADVMLGGALAWMRRLLPESVSVDRYVHELTARPALARAREIDSRPDGFHD, from the coding sequence ATGCTGACATTGTTTCACGCGCCGCAGTCGCGGTCGGGCCGAATTCTCTGGCTTCTCGAGGAACTCGGTGCCGAATATAATGTGCGCTATGTCTCCATCCGCCGGTTTGACGGGTCCGGTGGGCCGGACGAGACCAATCCGCATCCGCACAAGCAGGTTCCGGCGTTGCTGCACGACGGCGAACTGGTGACGGAATCGACCGCCATCACTCAGTATCTGACCGAACTCTTTCCAGACTCGGGGATGGGCCGGCCCTTGGGTCATCCCGAGCGCGGCGCCTATCTTTCGTGGCTCGCCTATTATGCCGGCGTGATCGAACCCATGGGAACGGCCTTCCTCAGCGGTCTTGCGCAAAACAATGCCAATCTGGCCAGGGGATATGAGGACATGTGCGCGCATGTCGTTGCAACGCTCGACCGTCATCCTTTCCTGCTGGGCGACAAGGTCAGCGGCGCGGACGTGATGCTTGGCGGCGCGCTTGCCTGGATGCGCAGGCTGCTGCCCGAAAGCGTCAGTGTCGATCGCTATGTCCACGAACTCACCGCGCGCCCGGCGCTTGCCCGCGCCCGCGAAATCGACAGCCGTCCCGATGGTTTTCATGACTGA
- a CDS encoding thymidylate synthase, protein MKQYLDFLSHVMETGSDRGDRTGTGTRSVFGYQMRFDLSEGFPVLTTKKLHLKSIIYELLWFLKGDTNIAYLRENGVNIWNEWADENGDLGPVYGYQWRSWPAPDGRHIDQISGLLAELKNNPNSRRHIVSAWNPALVNEMALPPCHCLFQFYVSDGKLSCQLYQRSGDLFLGVPFNIASYALLTLMVAQVCGLEPGDFVHTFGDAHIYRNHFEQVREQLTRAPKILPKMRLNPEVKDLFSFRFEDFELLGYDADAHIKAPVAV, encoded by the coding sequence ATGAAACAGTATCTCGACTTTCTCTCGCATGTGATGGAAACGGGTTCCGACCGCGGCGACCGCACGGGCACGGGTACGCGCTCTGTCTTCGGATACCAGATGCGCTTCGATCTGTCGGAGGGCTTCCCGGTGCTGACGACCAAGAAGCTGCATCTGAAATCGATTATTTACGAACTGCTCTGGTTCCTGAAGGGCGATACCAACATCGCCTATCTCCGCGAAAACGGCGTCAATATCTGGAACGAGTGGGCCGACGAGAACGGCGATCTCGGTCCGGTTTATGGTTACCAGTGGCGCTCCTGGCCGGCACCGGACGGCCGTCATATCGATCAAATCTCCGGCCTGCTGGCGGAACTTAAAAACAACCCAAATTCGCGCCGCCACATCGTGTCCGCCTGGAATCCGGCGCTGGTGAACGAGATGGCCCTGCCGCCCTGCCACTGCCTGTTTCAATTCTACGTCTCCGACGGCAAGCTGTCGTGCCAGCTTTACCAGCGCTCCGGCGATCTGTTTTTGGGCGTACCCTTCAATATCGCGTCCTATGCCTTGTTGACGCTGATGGTGGCACAGGTTTGCGGGCTGGAGCCCGGTGATTTCGTGCATACGTTCGGAGACGCGCATATTTACCGCAATCATTTCGAGCAGGTGCGCGAACAATTGACGCGGGCGCCGAAAATCCTGCCGAAAATGCGCTTGAACCCTGAGGTAAAGGATCTATTTTCCTTCCGTTTCGAGGATTTCGAACTGTTGGGCTACGACGCGGACGCCCATATCAAGGCTCCGGTCGCCGTCTAG
- a CDS encoding SspB family protein has product MGQDHIRYDILAQDALRSVIRKVLTEVAATGSLPGDHHFFITFLTGAPGVRISQHLKAKYAEQMTIVVQHQFWELKVTEAQFEIGLSFSDTPEKLVIPFNAIRGFYDPSVNFELEFDVAAVGEEEEESAEITAYPMSPAERPVETDIDGTAKPADEIKKEGGSVISLDSFRKKN; this is encoded by the coding sequence ATGGGCCAAGACCATATCCGCTACGACATTCTCGCGCAGGATGCGCTTCGCAGCGTCATTCGCAAGGTCCTGACCGAAGTCGCAGCAACAGGGTCCCTGCCCGGTGATCATCATTTTTTCATTACCTTCCTCACCGGGGCTCCCGGCGTGCGCATTTCCCAGCATCTCAAGGCAAAATATGCCGAACAGATGACGATTGTCGTGCAGCACCAGTTCTGGGAACTGAAAGTGACCGAGGCACAGTTCGAAATCGGGCTGTCCTTTTCCGATACGCCGGAAAAGCTCGTTATTCCATTCAACGCGATCCGCGGATTCTATGATCCCTCCGTCAATTTCGAGCTTGAATTCGATGTGGCGGCGGTGGGCGAGGAAGAAGAGGAAAGCGCAGAGATTACAGCATATCCCATGTCGCCGGCGGAGCGACCTGTGGAGACAGATATCGACGGTACGGCCAAGCCTGCTGATGAGATCAAGAAGGAAGGCGGCTCGGTGATTTCGCTCGATTCCTTCCGTAAGAAGAACTGA
- a CDS encoding DUF4169 family protein yields MSGDIVNLRQFRKRKARIDKDKAADQNRITFGRTKAEKTLTSVLNEKACRLHEQGRRETLSGTGDDQS; encoded by the coding sequence ATGTCCGGCGACATTGTCAATCTGCGTCAATTCCGCAAGCGGAAGGCCCGCATCGACAAGGACAAGGCCGCAGACCAGAACCGCATCACTTTCGGCCGGACAAAGGCGGAGAAAACTCTGACCAGCGTGCTGAATGAAAAAGCCTGCAGACTGCACGAGCAGGGCCGGCGCGAAACATTATCCGGAACGGGCGACGATCAGTCCTGA
- a CDS encoding ribbon-helix-helix domain-containing protein encodes MIRKHSATLHGHRTSFSLEEPFWLELKAISQSRAIALAQLIVEIDDARPPDSNLSSALRVYVLDWIKAHRD; translated from the coding sequence TTGATCCGAAAGCATTCCGCCACACTGCATGGCCATCGCACCAGTTTCTCGCTCGAGGAGCCGTTCTGGCTGGAGCTGAAGGCAATTTCACAAAGCCGCGCCATTGCGCTGGCGCAATTGATTGTCGAGATCGACGATGCGCGACCGCCGGACAGCAATCTGTCGTCGGCCTTGAGGGTGTATGTTCTCGACTGGATAAAGGCTCATCGAGATTGA